One window of Triticum dicoccoides isolate Atlit2015 ecotype Zavitan chromosome 5A, WEW_v2.0, whole genome shotgun sequence genomic DNA carries:
- the LOC119298739 gene encoding obtusifoliol 14-alpha demethylase-like produces MEMASSAKWFAVALVFITVILLRVIRGRRMAAAPASEKPPPPVVNGFALLGLLPRLLTMDLRTKINCLHDKYGSVFTVSPFGLTNVTFLIGPEVQSHFFQGLESEINHGNLLEFLVPMFGQEIGQGVDAATRTEQSRFYLDALKQSKLRRHLDPMLQEVESYFGKWGLEGEVDLKHEFEELLMLISSRCLLGKEVREKMFDEFYKLFRDVENGVNMISVFFPYIPIPANRRRDKARLKLIELLSGTVRSRKSSPSVEEDVLQRLIDSKYKDGRSTTETEVTGMIIALIFGGKHTSSLASTWTGACLLTHPKFLAAASQEQKEIMMKYEDKIEYDALLEMNTLHNCIKEALRLNPPTTMLVRKALKHFTVRTRQGQEYGIPKGHTLASPIIQNNYLPYIYKDPEVYDPDRFGPVRQEDVVGGKFSYTSFGGGRHFCSGDAYAYMQVKVIWSHLLNNFDLKLLSPYPKTDWSKLIPEPQGNMMVSYKRRQLLG; encoded by the exons ATGGAGATGGCAAGTAGCGCCAAGTGGTTTGCTGTGGCTCTTGTTTTCATCACTGTGATCCTACTCAGGGTCATAAGAGGAAGGAGGATGGCCGCTGCTCCAGCCAGTGAGAAACCACCTCCACCTGTGGTGAATGGTTTTGCTTTACTAGGACTTCTACCTAGGCTTCTTACAATGGACCTTCGAACTAAGATAAATTGCCTGCACGATAAGTATGGCAGTGTGTTCACAGTTAGTCCTTTTGGACTAACTAATGTAACCTTTCTGATCGGCCCGGAGGTCCAATCCCATTTCTTTCAAGGGTTGGAGTCAGAGATTAACCATGGCAATCTTCTTGAGTTCCTTGTGCCGATGTTTGGACAAGAGATAGGTCAAGGTGTCGATGCAGCCACTCGGACTGAGCAGTCCCGCTTTTATCTCGATGCATTAAAGCAATCCAAGTTGAGGAGACATCTTGATCCAATGCTTCAAGAGGTCGAG AGCTACTTTGGCAAATGGGGCCTGGAAGGAGAAGTTGATTTAAAACATGAGTTTGAAGAGTTGCTCATGTTGATATCGAGCCGATGTCTACTAGGAAAAGAGGTTCGGGAGAAGATGTTTGATGAGTTCTATAAACTATTTCGTGATGTCGAAAATGGAGTGAACATGATCAGTGTCTTCTTCCCATATATTCCAATTCCTGCAAACCGTAGGCGTGACAAAGCACGTCTTAAGCTCATCGAATTACTTTCTGGAACTGTGAGGTCACGTAAGAGCTCCCCCTCAGTGGAGGAAGATGTGCTACAAAGATTGATAGATTCCAAGTATAAAGACGGCCGCTCCACAACGGAAACAGAGGTAACCGGGATGATCATTGCATTGATCTTTGGTGGAAAGCACACAAGTTCCCTCGCTAGTACCTGGACTGGAGCTTGCCTACTCACCCATCCAAAGTTCTTAGCGGCTGCATCCCAGGAGCAAAAGGAAATCATGATGAAATACGAGGACAAAATAGAATATGATGCCTTGTTAGAGATGAATACCCTTCATAATTGTATCAAAGAGGCACTTCGGTTGAACCCACCAACAACAATGTTGGTTCGCAAGGCACTTAAACATTTCACAGTGCGGACAAGACAAGGCCAAGAGTATGGCATTCCCAAGGGGCATACTCTTGCAAGTCCCATAATACAAAACAATTACTTGCCTTACATTTATAAGGACCCCGAGGTATATGATCCAGATCGGTTTGGTCCCGTAAGGCAGGAGGACGTGGTTGGCGGCAAGTTTTCTTATACATCCTTTGGTGGTGGAAGGCATTTTTGCAGTGGGGATGCCTATGCTTACATGCAAGTTAAAGTTATATGGAGCCACTTGCTCAACAACTTTGATCTCAAATTATTATCTCCTTATCCCAAGACTGACTGGAGTAAGTTAATCCCAGAGCCTCAAGGGAATATGATGGTTAGCTACAAGAGACGCCAGCTGCTAGGCTAG